One stretch of Pigmentiphaga aceris DNA includes these proteins:
- a CDS encoding SDR family NAD(P)-dependent oxidoreductase, whose protein sequence is MNSPATNSSSFSEPTSQQRVALVTGGAVGLGAAISKRLARDGFTVLVADIDDKAADATAAEIIAAQGQASSLHMDVGSAESIAEAFAEITERYGRCDVLVNNAGISNITAFLDVDLDRWNRTMQINVTGTLLCSQHAARLMRTRSWGRIINISSISGIRAGAGRTSYGTSKAAAIGLTKQMAIELAQYGITANSVAPGPVDTPMTRELHSDKTRESYVRGIPAKRYATPEEIAGAVAYFTTDDAAYVNGHVLPVDGGFVAAGLLEI, encoded by the coding sequence ATGAATTCTCCTGCCACGAACTCCTCTTCATTTTCTGAGCCCACTTCCCAGCAACGTGTCGCATTGGTGACGGGCGGCGCTGTCGGCCTGGGTGCCGCGATTTCCAAGCGTCTGGCGCGTGACGGTTTCACTGTGCTGGTGGCTGACATTGATGACAAGGCTGCGGATGCAACGGCGGCCGAGATCATTGCTGCGCAGGGACAGGCTTCGTCGCTGCATATGGACGTGGGGTCGGCGGAGTCGATCGCTGAGGCGTTTGCCGAGATCACCGAGCGTTATGGCCGTTGCGATGTGCTGGTGAACAATGCGGGCATTTCGAACATTACGGCGTTCCTGGATGTTGATCTGGATCGCTGGAACCGTACGATGCAGATCAATGTGACGGGTACCCTGTTGTGCTCGCAGCATGCGGCGCGTTTGATGCGTACGCGTAGCTGGGGTCGCATCATCAATATTTCGTCGATCAGTGGCATTCGTGCGGGTGCGGGTCGTACATCGTATGGGACGTCGAAGGCGGCGGCGATTGGTCTGACGAAGCAGATGGCGATTGAGTTGGCTCAGTATGGGATTACGGCGAACAGTGTGGCGCCGGGTCCGGTGGATACGCCGATGACGCGTGAGTTGCATTCGGACAAGACGCGTGAGAGCTATGTGCGCGGTATTCCGGCGAAGCGTTATGCGACGCCTGAGGAGATCGCGGGTGCGGTGGCGTATTTCACGACGGATGATGCGGCTTATGTGAATGGCCACGTGCTGCCGGTGGATGGCGGTTTCGTTGCTGCGGGCTTGCTGGAAATCTGA